ACCGGAAAGAGGAAACTTTTTAACAGGAATGATCCCAGGAAGATTACAGTTGTGAAAGGTAATAAGGTGCCTTaaaattttcacttgaaaattcTGCAAAGGCTCATTAATGGTCCATTCAATTATTCAGAAGTTTTGATCTTCACAGGAAGCAACCTCTAATAGCAGTTCTGGAATGCTAGTTGTGACTTGCATTTGGAGGGTGCTGTATTAACGGTGCACaagaaaaatatgttataaaacctTCAGGCAAAGACTTCACCTCCTCCAAGAATTCTTTTGTGAAGACTACATTCTTTTAAATCTGCATTTCGACCGAGTTCCCTATACATTTATACACCCTGTATATtgtaataagaaaagagaaaacgtTTACAGACCACTCTATCAACATAGTAAGGCCACTCTATAAACATAGTGACCCGCTGCCCCCAAGATTAAGTGCGCacgcgtacacacacacgcacgcacacacacacacacacacacacacacacacacacacagagtaaaataaaacttactgCTGCCTTCAAAGCTTGATCTAGATCATCCAGTAGGTCTTGTTTATCCTCTAAGCCCACAGAGAGTCGAATCAGTGTGTCACTAATTCCAAGGACTTCTCTGTCGCTCTTAGGCACTGAAGCATGGGTCATGATTGCCCTGAAAGAAAGAACAAGCAAAATTTTGATCACTATATTGTAGCAGGGGATGCGTGTTTCTATCTCATAAATTGtaactattttcaaaatttttctactCTAAATATCAAATGCTTCATACGCCTACAATGTTTCACAGGCAAAAAACTAAGGAATTGTGAAAATTATCATTTCTAGTCATGATTTTAAATGAACACAAAGATCTTTAATTGTTTTCATACCATCAGTAAGGTATACTCAATCGGACACTGAAGGTGCCAGTCAAGCACCCCCATGCAGGAGGGGAAGACATAGCCTCCAGTGTGTGGATTTTAACACCAACCTGAATGAGGCCTTGGCCAGAAGTCATACACCCCATGACCAACCAGCTGCACTTATAAGAGGCCTCTTGGGTCAAGAACTGGTCAGAATTAATTCCTTGTGGATCAAAGGACCAACCCAGAACTGGACCTTCTGAGGCAGATCAGGGAAAGACAACCTACGATCACTGGTAGCAATCACTAAGCATTAGGAATTAATTCCAGCACATAACTCATGACACAGAGGCCTCAGAGGATGTTCAAGACCATGTAGCAACTCATCGTCATAGTCAGCATGTGTAAGGGTAGAGCACCTACTATGGTTCAGGCTCTATAGTAAGAACTGGGAAACCAAGAAGAATGAGATATTTTCTTTACTCTAGGTAACAAAGCAGGAGCTAAAGACTATGACGATTCACAAACCAGAACAGTCTACAGCAAATGCCAAACAAGTATGGACAATAAGAATTGCCggagttcagaggagggagaaTCTCTGTGGGCTGAGGCATCACGGAGGAGAGGCCTATAGTTGTAGGGCGCGCTTAGATGTACACTGCCCCCAACACTCAACCATCCCCTTCCACCACCAGCAGAAGGAATCACTTCCTCCTACCCACTTCGGGCCCATGCAAAGAAAGTCTGAGTTGTGTCCAAAGTAAATGAATAGCTTCTTTTATCACTCTAATGAAGTTTTACATGCAAACATCCTCCTTAAAATGTTCTGCCTTTTTAGGCTCTTACTTCCTTAAAAGAGAGTGAATGTGTAGAAATAAAACTTAGGCTTCTGGGACCAATAGACTTGGGTATGAATCTCAGCCCCTCCAcatattggctgtgttgggcttGTAAAAGTTACCTGTCCTCAGTCAATTTTCTTATCTCAGTACACTGTTACCCATATTTTACAATCGAGAAAACTGAAATTGAGAGTGGATAAGTAAGTTTTCTAAGGTCACCAAGTTAACACACACTGTTAGGCTGGGAGACCAACCCAGTACATGTTGGCTCAGCTTCCTCCCCACTGACTGCAATGCTGCACTGGTTGCAGCGTTGTTGGGAGACACAGAATGAGGGGGATAAAACAGACAAGCTCTAACCTAAATTTATTCTTCCACTGGCACTGGGGTTAGCACCTAGCTGGAGCTCCTGAGGGCCAAGCAACTTTAAACCACATCCCTAAATAAATCAAGTGAGGTCTACTTTTAAGAGAGCCTTAAAGTAATATACATTGCTTTACTAcgaaaaataaacaatttcatATGCTGAGTGTGCCCTCTTGTGAATCCAGACTTCTTAGCAAGCATTTTCCTGAAAGACTAACAAAAACCTCTATGGCTTATCTTAATTATTTGAATCATTAtttgggcttcttttttttttttaaagattatgaaaTTGCCTGACTCTCCGCATGAACTATAAACTACTAAACCAGGGCAGGAAATGTGCCTAAATTTTAGTAATCCCTGACATTCCTCTGCACATAGTTATTTCAGAAATgttcaagaaaattaaaacatagaaACATACCATGCATTTAATACAGTTGAAAATTAATAGGTAATGATATTGATTTATCCCtgcaataattataatatatggtcatagaaacataaaaagaaaaacagggtgTAGCTCAGGAATGCTTGCTGGGACAGATAATCattaaataataatcattattttaattattaatactattttatggatgaaaagaTTGAAGCACAAAGGTTAAGTGATTGATGTTCTCAAATCCAGATCGAGGCTGCTTTAACCTCTCTGCTCACAGTTTCTGACGCAAAGCCTCAAGAGTGAAGTTGCTAACATATTCCTGTGTGACATTTGATTCATCAGCAAAACTTTCTGAATCGTTTCCTTGTCTGTAATATAAGTTGGACTCCCTGATCTTAGGCTGTTTTGTGTTCTAATATCCTCTGGTGCTTTGATAAAATTAGATGAATTGGTTGGGTCAGTTAATGAAGGGTCAGGAATACAGTTCGATTTTGGGTTTATGTCACAGACGACACAGAGCCATTTACCCCacagagaacagaaaacaaacagacttGATGGTAACTAGCAGGGCTCTCCTCTGATAAATAAGAGTGTGGAGGTTTTTTATCAGAAACACATTCTCCATTTCCCCTGGAGTCTTGAAATCAGCCCTTCTGGTACAAAGTCTCCAACCTCCCTTCCAGAGCAGAGTGGAGTAGAACAAGTAGCCCTGGTTTGGAGGTCAGAGGATTACTGCTGGAATCTCCTTCAGGCaaataggaaaaaagcaaaatttgggaGGACGCAGCTTACTGTTTAGTAGCCCCCATTAGATTTTTATTAGGGTCTCCATTCTATGGAGTTAGAGTCCATTCCAACTAGATAGTGCCATGCTGCTCTTATTGTTAAACATCTTGAATGATCCCCGATTTTATCCTACTCCTTTTCCGAACAATCATTACAGCTGAAATCAAAGttaaaatactgagaaaaacagaaatacttaCGGAAGCTCAGCAAGACTTTCATATCCTCCTAAGCTCTCAGCCAGCGTAAATAACTAtggcaaagaaaatattaatataaatcttctactaaaataaaaatactaaaatctaaaaataaatgttgttaaTAAAATGGCCTTGGGACGGGGGATGGAAAATGGTGCAATTATGAATAAACTACAAGTTGGATAAAAACTTggagaaaaaattagaataaaatccataacAATGATTTCACCAATTAgactttttttaagttaattaattaatttattttatttattttggctgcattgggtctttgttgctgcgcgcaggctttcctCTAGCTGcagcgggcaggggctactcttcgttgcagtgcacaggcttctcattgtggtggcttctcttgttgtggagcagggctctagatgcatgggcttcagtagttgtggctctcaggctctagagcacaggctcagtagttgtggcgcacggccttagttgctccacggcatatggtaTCTTCCCAgcctagggctcgaacctgtgtcccctgcattggcagcagattcttaaccacagcgccaccagggaagcgccaatTAGACATATCATgtgttaacttttaaaacattaaaagttgatcggtacttccctggtggcacagtggttaagactccacgctcccattgcagggggccaggtttgatccctggtcagggaactagatcccacatgcatgccacaactaagagttcattttaaaacattaaaagttgatcggtacttccctggtggcacagtggttaagactccacgctcccattgcagggggcctgggttcaacccctggccagggaactagatcccacatgcatgccacaactaagagttcatgtgccacaactaaggagacggCAAGCCGCAaataaggagcccacgtgctgcaactaaggagcaggcgaagcgcaactaaggagcccttgagCCGCAAggaaggagcccacgtgccgcaactaaggagccaatgaggcacaactaaggagcccttgagctgcaactaagacccagcacaataACATGAGCTCTAAAACCTCAGAATTATTACATTTGAGACCTAGCTCTGTGGTTACCgtttaaataaaatgtctatcAAGTTATACAAACTTACTCATTAATATGTATCacttaatacatattaaatataatttaatttaatacatattaaatataaattagtacATCTATTTAACCCCTTCctagggaagaagggaaaaaaagtcgGTTGTTGTATTTAGTGTTTATAGTGTCATAGAATTTCACAACATGTTAAAAATTCTTCTCACAACTGTGTTAAATCAAATGTGCACtactatatttctgattttagaagTGGACAAATTTTAGAACCAATAGAACTTTGACTAATCCAGCAGCATCCTTTATTTTTAGATCTGTAGTATTTAAAACTCAGTCTTAAATACATACTGCATGAGCTCAAAGTAAGCCCAAAGTATGGAGTTACACAGGCCTCTCTCCCAGGGCCCCTGAGAGCCTCCTGCCTCTGAACATTAGGCAAAGGCCTCCCTTCCGTCACTCCAGGCAGATGCAACCTGGGTGGCGCAGGGAGTAGAAAGCCATTCCTCAGGTGGATTTCAGAACAGCCTTTCAGCATTGCACTGACCACACACTACTGTGgtttcaaataatatttcatttgaaaagacggttcactttaaatttaaaaaccaatggATTAGAACATTCTGTCTCTCTCAAATGGATGGCAGTGTCTGCAGAGTTAAGTAAGTTAAGTAAGCAGATTCATATATCTGCTACTGCATCACTCTTGTTTCAAGTGATTTTCCAATCCAAAGCATTTCATGACAAAGAGGCTTGTGGGTGTGAACTCCAGGTACAACAACATTAATATGAGTCGGGTGAAAGTGAGAAATAATGACTATAATAATGCTATAAGAAGGTCTTAACGTCTAcagtttaaaaaactattttgaaagtTTACCTTTACGCTCTTGAGGAAAGTCTCAGCATGTTGAAGGGAGCCCTTGATATAAAAGGTGATCATCCCTGGGCAACCTGTGCACTGACGCTTTGCCAGCTCATGCTGAGGATGAGAGGGCAGCCCTGTAGTCATAAGGTATAATGAATGTCTTATTTTAGAGTCAAACATGTAATTTCAGAACAACTACAAAATCACCATTTACTTAAGTCAACTGCAAATAAGCCTAATAATGAGCTTTATGCCATGTTGACATCTGACCTCTTGTTCTGGGCCCTATCTATCTCTCTAGCTTCATTTTGACCTATCTTTTCTGGTCTCTCCTTGCTCTAGCCATGCCAGCTTTCTTTACACCAGTGGCACCACACTCTTTTTCATCTCGGGACTTTTGCATATGCTGTCCCTTTAACCTGGAACATTCTCTCCACTGactgcccccttccctctgttAATTAtatcctctgtaattttttgctTAATATCTGTCTTATCCACCAGACTAACTCCATGAGGagaaagttatttcttttattaataattgGATCCTAGTTCTGAGTGCAAGGCCTGGCCCATGGTTGGCATTAATAAACACttatggaaaaaatctgaaatgtcTTGTCCATGACCTTTTAACAAATGCTACCCATTCCTCAGGGCACAACCCAAaacttttctcccttcctccattcaAAATGCACACCGGTCAACAGCTCTATACCTAGTGTACATATTAGGGCATTTAATCTCATATGTATTTCTGCCTTGCCTTATCTAAATTCCTTAAGGGCAGGGATCAAGCCTAATTCTCCTTTACACCCAAGACTACATGGCTGCACACCTCAAAAGGGTTTAAAAGAACGATTTACTTAAGACGACCACAATTTAAAAGTCtggtaaaataaattcaaagagtAACATGTAAGTCTGATAACTCACATGAGCATTTCTAGATGTTGTGAGAGGTGAAGAAATTccaaaaaaaagtaagagaatttCGGGGGAGTTTTGGTACCAAGTATCAAGTCTCAATCTATATCAGATAAAAGTTAGAGCTAGTGCAGAATATCAAACTGATAAGATTACAAGCAAATTACTGGAAAGTACAAGGTTGCAATCGTGGAACAGGTATACACAAACCTTCAAGCTAAAGACAGGAACATCTAATATAtaagattaattttttaacatccaAGCAACCACTAGACTATAGACAACTCTAGGCCAGAGATCATGTCCATCTTCTTTACCATCAGACCCACCAAAAAGcctgacacacagacacacaaaaagctCAATAAGTGAACaacataaaaatacatgaaagtacCTAACTTACAAACAAATGTTACATAAACAGGATGCATAGGATAACACTTAAAATCCTAGTGTAAGCATATGTGCTTAGAAAGCAGATTAACATACCGGGATAAATAACCTTTTCTACCCAAGGATTTGACTCCAAAAACTGAGCAACAGCCATTCCATTTTCGAAATGCTTCTCCATGCGGATTTGTAGAGTCTTCAGACCTCGATTGCAGAGGTAACAGTCAACAGGAGATGGAACTGCTCCAAGAGCTGCAAAATGAACATGTCCTGCATTAGTCTGAAGGTGAGGAGGCACACAGAAAAGCCTCTCACTGCTCTTTTTCATTATAGTAACTCTGAGAAGTTAGCTACAAAGCCCAATGTTTGAGTTTTAGtgggaaaaattaatatatcaaaTTAGAAACATGAGAATGAGGCATAAAACATGCTTAGTGAAATGCACTTTAAAATGAGaggggaaggcttccctggtggcacagtggttaagaatccagttgccaatccaggggacacgggttcgagccctggtctgggaagatcctacgtgccgtggagcaactaagcccgtgagccacaactactgagccggagtgccacaactactgaaacccacgtgcctagaacccgtgctctgcaacaagagaagccaccgcaattagaagcccatgcaccgctacaaagagtagcccctgctcaccgcaactagagaaagcccacgcgcagcaacgaagacccaacacagccaaaaataaataaataaataaataaatgtatttttttaaaaaaaagagaggggggcttccctggtggcgcagcggttgcgcgtccgcctgccgatgcaggggaaccgggttcgcgccccggtctgggaggatcccacatgccgcggagcgcctcggcccgtgagccatggccgctgagcctgcgcgtccggagcctgtgctccgcaacgggagaggccacaNNNNNNNNNNNNNNNNNNNNNNNNNNNNNNNNNNNNNNNNNNNNNNNNNNNNNNNNNNNNNNNNNNNNNNNNNNNNNNNNNNNNNNNNNNNNNNNNNNNNNNNNNNNNNNNNNNNNNNNNNNNNNNNNNNNNNNNNNNNNNNNNNNNNNNNNNNNNNNNNNNNNNNNNNNNNNNNNNNNNNNNNNNNNNNNNNNNNNNNNNNNNNNNNNNNNNNNNNNNNNNNNNNNNNNNNNNNNNNNNNNNNNNNNNNNNNNNNNNNNNNNNNNNNNNNNNNNNNNNNNNNNNNNNNNNNNNNNNNNNNNNNNNNNNNNNNNNggatcccacatgccgcggagcggctgggcccgtgagccatggccgctgagcctgcgcgtccggagcctgtgctccgcaacgggaaaggccgcagcggagggaggcccgcataccacaaaaaaaaaaaaaaaaaaaaaaaaaaaaaaaaaaaaaagagagggaaaatgaaTATCCTGAAAACTAAGTACAAATACAATGATATGAATTTTTCAAATATGAGCAtcaatagtcttttttttatgattttaatgaaAGGACATACTGCACATAGTTTAATCTTGTATTTCTTTGACAGTATTATAATACACAGAGAAAATAGCAGTTCAGCTCCTATTATTTCTGAGTGTTCTACCAATATTCTATTTAACTTTTGTCTAAAGCAGCCTGTGATTTCCCATGCCTCCAGGATACGTgcctcagtccttttttttttttttgtaaatgaaagGAATTTATCAAGCAATAAATTTTGGTTTCCTTCCTCAGTGCCCCCTTTTGCTACCCAACATGTATTCCCTGGAAGGGGATTTTTATTCCTAATTATGTTTGTATCTTATCTTTCTGTCAAATCACAGTGGTTAAATCAAGTCTCTTTCGATAAACCCTTCTCCATACCTGAGATAACAAAACAATCTAAACAGAAAAACAGACGTTTAGACACCTGTTGAAAAATATAAGTTTATAtgttaaatgtcatttaaaagtTATCATTTCAGATATAAAAGGTATAGTATAAGAAAGCCATCattccaaatgttttaaaaaaaagaaaaaaatccattaagtcataaaactaaaaattcacttgagggacttccttggtggtcctctggttaagactccacgcttccaatgcaaggggcatgggtttgatcactggtcagggaactaagatcccacgtgatGCTCGgtggggcagaaaaaaaaaaatttacttgagCTTTACCAAATTATGATCAAAATTAACAtggctttgaaaaataacaaaacgtATCTCTTGGTCATGTTGTAAAGCCCTATTATGTtataactgtatttttataacccaatttttctttcctctaaaaaatcagaatttttcccactatttctcatttcttcctaaATTAGTGGAATGCTATCACTTCACAGCACTTAGtggaaatacaaatatcaaatgtAGTCACTTTGAGAGCATAAGGGgaaatttgggttttttaataCTTACAATTTTGCAAGAATCGGAGCCTATCATGAAGCCTCTCAGAATTAAGTGACACTAAGCCCATCACAACATCACtgtggcctaaaaaaaaaaaacaaaaacaaaaaactttaagtTAAAAACAACATATGTTTATTCCTCAGcttataatttctaaaatgtgatTTTCACTTGAAAAAACTCTGGGAAAAAGCCCTATAGAATCAGTTTAAATACACTTTAGCAAAAGCTATAccttaaacaataaaattaaaatcatgtaaaaattaaatgcttcTTTTTAAGCTATCAGCaggataaaaatataacatttatagtAAATTTTAATCCTCTGCTGTTAAATCATGAGCATAGTTTTGTCTGCTATAAATGAAGTCCTATATTTAATCAAagtattttcttactttctacATGAGTCACAGAGAGAACCTGAATAAtagaagaaaagggataaaaGGATAAAGCCTTATGCTActttcatctattgatggaaAAGAACATTCTAAGTGAAGACTGTCTTaccattcatatattttgttgctgaatacatacaaatatcagcTCCCAGAGCCAAAGGCCgctgaaaagaataaaaggttTTTATTCCAAATGGGAAATCACTTGAAAATATGCTTCATTGCCTGCCTATTTATTATCGTAAATTCCATTCctattctaacttttaaaaatacgcACATCTTAAAATTTCCAGGAACTCTGATAttatctttccctttcctccctcacaccaaataaaaatacaaagtattaGAACCAGTATTAAATCCAAAGGCACAAATTTTCTGGAAATAGCAGATAAACTCAGGTCAACAGCTCTTCTGAACTTGTTTCTTTAGAGCAGTTGCTGACTAGCCCCTAAATTTATTACCCTTAGCAGAGATGTTGGCATTTTATGACTCAGTAAACACATAGAATAGTTGACACAAACATTTAGCAATTGTTCTGTCAAGTAAGTATAAAAGTGATTTGCTTAggtttttaatcattaaaaccTTACAATGTATGCTGTGGTTATTTATTTGATTTGCCATGATCTTGACTCTTAATTACTCTTTTATTGTACTAGTTTTATCAAGTGTAAAGTCACTTATAAGGAAATTTGTTTAGATTGTTTTCCCTCACTGAACTTTCCTGCAGAGTAATTCTTTAGTCTTAGATGTCTTTGTTTACAgtgaaaattaaagtaataatcaACTTATTCACTAAATAATGTAATATCaacatctttccatttaaatttcctttaaaataaatgtgtgtgtgtgtgtgtgtgtgtgtgtgtgtttaacctcCCTAGTTGGGGGCTATGGGACTTTTCATTTAGGGTTTCAAAAATAGGACATTTTAAGTGTGGTATTCCTCAAAGCACTCTCTACATATGTGTTTGCTCATCTCTAAAGTGATGAGTCAAACTAGATGTGTGTGAGGTCTCTTCCAGTGCTAACATTCTGTAAACTCTATggtcaaaaggaaaaataaaaaccaataacTAACATCTGTTGATGCCATTATGCTCCAAGAATCATGAGTTACTTTACATAACTCAGTGAAGCACTGTTCAAAATAGTTTACCTAACTCAATAAAATCAGTATGTTTATGACTCtaattgtacagatggggaaaagggactaagaaaaatcaaatagatcactcagattttaaaaattggtagagCCAGGACTCAGA
This genomic interval from Physeter macrocephalus isolate SW-GA chromosome 4, ASM283717v5, whole genome shotgun sequence contains the following:
- the CTH gene encoding cystathionine gamma-lyase isoform X2, whose protein sequence is MQEKDASPHGFLPRFQHFATQAIHVGQEPEQWTSQAVVPPISLSTTFKQGAPGRHLGFEYSRSGNPTRNCLEKAVAALDGAKYSLAFASGLAATVTVTHLLKAGDQIICMDDVYGGTNRYFRQVATEFGLKISFVDCSKTKLLEAAITPETKLVWIETPTNPILKMIDIEACAHTVHKHGDIILVVDNTFMSAYFQRPLALGADICMYSATKYMNGHSDVVMGLVSLNSERLHDRLRFLQNSLGAVPSPVDCYLCNRGLKTLQIRMEKHFENGMAVAQFLESNPWVEKVIYPGLPSHPQHELAKRQCTGCPGMITFYIKGSLQHAETFLKSVKLFTLAESLGGYESLAELPAIMTHASVPKSDREVLGISDTLIRLSVGLEDKQDLLDDLDQALKAAHPPNASHN
- the CTH gene encoding cystathionine gamma-lyase isoform X3; amino-acid sequence: MQEKDASPHGFLPRFQHFATQAIHVGQEPEQWTSQAVVPPISLSTTFKQGAPGRHLGFEYSRSGNPTRNCLEKAVAALDGAKYSLAFASGLAATVTVTHLLKAGDQIICMDDVYGGTNRYFRQVATEFGLKISFVDCSKTKLLEAAITPETKLVWIETPTNPILKMIDIEACAHTVHKHGDIILVVDNTFMSAYFQRPLALGADICMYSATKYMNGHSDVVMGLVSLNSERLHDRLRFLQNSLGAVPSPVDCYLCNRGLKTLQIRMEKHFENGMAVAQFLESNPWVEKVIYPGLPSHPQHELAKRQCTGCPGMITFYIKGSLQHAETFLKSVKLFTLAESLGGYESLAELPAIMTHASVPKSDREVLGISDTLIRLSVGLEDKQDLLDDLDQALKAAGV
- the CTH gene encoding cystathionine gamma-lyase isoform X1; this translates as MQEKDASPHGFLPRFQHFATQAIHVGQEPEQWTSQAVVPPISLSTTFKQGAPGRHLGFEYSRSGNPTRNCLEKAVAALDGAKYSLAFASGLAATVTVTHLLKAGDQIICMDDVYGGTNRYFRQVATEFGLKISFVDCSKTKLLEAAITPETKLVWIETPTNPILKMIDIEACAHTVHKHGDIILVVDNTFMSAYFQRPLALGADICMYSATKYMNGHSDVVMGLVSLNSERLHDRLRFLQNSLGAVPSPVDCYLCNRGLKTLQIRMEKHFENGMAVAQFLESNPWVEKVIYPGLPSHPQHELAKRQCTGCPGMITFYIKGSLQHAETFLKSVKLFTLAESLGGYESLAELPAIMTHASVPKSDREVLGISDTLIRLSVGLEDKQDLLDDLDQALKAAVSFILLCVCVCVCVCVCVCVRVCVRVRT
- the CTH gene encoding cystathionine gamma-lyase isoform X4; this encodes METKKGFEYSRSGNPTRNCLEKAVAALDGAKYSLAFASGLAATVTVTHLLKAGDQIICMDDVYGGTNRYFRQVATEFGLKISFVDCSKTKLLEAAITPETKLVWIETPTNPILKMIDIEACAHTVHKHGDIILVVDNTFMSAYFQRPLALGADICMYSATKYMNGHSDVVMGLVSLNSERLHDRLRFLQNSLGAVPSPVDCYLCNRGLKTLQIRMEKHFENGMAVAQFLESNPWVEKVIYPGLPSHPQHELAKRQCTGCPGMITFYIKGSLQHAETFLKSVKLFTLAESLGGYESLAELPAIMTHASVPKSDREVLGISDTLIRLSVGLEDKQDLLDDLDQALKAAHPPNASHN